The Hevea brasiliensis isolate MT/VB/25A 57/8 chromosome 1, ASM3005281v1, whole genome shotgun sequence genome has a window encoding:
- the LOC110646828 gene encoding dolichol kinase EVAN, whose protein sequence is MIVCFSPYLNGERAVVILFIGCVLFSLPLSLLLHGVALSLLAIFALYVEIRVDISSSSISQFKTRPGASSGILLGAVTLSAVMLSKLIQLSRAFSFHEIESEELNYLAIQYWATYASCFSVLIFLCFVMRHSLDNAHSPPHWSWGAKFGLSCIVLSAALFILSGTGMQTTLKLLWVLFHGFAAVKLVQHLLNTFPSCASIGEALLVTTGLVLYFGDMLACTISKLHGYLISSESDHVQYGIQRSEISTIIQGLLLGLLLFPVFFKFVLHTWDCLFSATVLASGTYERGRTFLFYSSLGLITVVITPSWMQFVQDFQVHPFLWVLTFVFSEPVKRLSLCIYWLCVIYASVLRFYNISRSSKIERILLRKYYHLMAVLMFLPAVIFQPKFLDLAFGAALAVFLTVEIIRIWRIWPLGQLVHQFMNAFTDHRDSDLLIVSHFSLLLGCALPIWMSSGYNDRPLAPFAGILSLGIGDTMASMVGHKYGVLRWSKTGKKTIEGTAAGITSVLAACSVLLPILASTGYIFTQHWVSLLLAVIVSGLLEAYTAQLDNAFIPLVFYSLLCL, encoded by the exons CTACGTCGAGATACGAGTGGATATTTCCTCCTCttccatttctcaattcaaaaccAG GCCTGGTGCTTCCTCGGGGATTTTGCTTGGTGCGGTCACATTATCTGCTGTTATGCTCTCTAAGTTGATACAGCTGTCAAGAGCCTTCTCATTTCATGAAATTGAATCTGAAG AACTTAATTATCTGGCGATCCAGTACTGGGCAACATATGCTAGCTGCTTCAGTGTGCTTATCTTCCTCTGCTTTGTCATGCGGCATTCACTGGACAATGCTCACTCCCCTCCACATTGGTCATGGGGTGCTAAGTTTGGTTTAAGTTGCATTGTTTTATCTGCAGCACTGTTCATTTTGTCTGGTACTG GGATGCAAACAACATTAAAACTACTGTGGGTGCTCTTTCATGGATTTGCAGCTGTGAAATTAGTGCAGCATCTACTTAATACCTTTCCATCATGTGCTTCCATTG GGGAAGCACTTTTGGTGACTACGGGTCTGGTTCTTTACTTTGGTGACATGTTGGCCTGTACCATTTCAAAG CTTCATGGATACTTGATCTCATCAGAGTCAGATCATGTACAATATGGAATTCAAAGAAGTGAGATTAGTACTATCATTCAG GGTCTACTTCTTGGCCTTCTTCTCTTCCCAGTTTTCTTTAAATTTGTTCTACATACATGGGATTGCTTGTTCAGTGCAACAGTCTTAGCATCAGGGACATATGAGAGAGGAagaacttttttattttattcttccCTTGGTCTCATCACTGTCGTGATCACCCCTTCATGGATGCAGTTTGTTCAGGATTTTCAAGTGCATCCATTTTTATG GGTGTTGACATTTGTCTTTTCTGAGCCAGTTAAAAGACTTTCATTATGTATCTATTGGTTATGTGTGATTTATGCATCTGTCCTGCGGTTTTACAACATTTCAAGGAGTAGTAAGATTGAGAGGATTCTTCTTCGGAAGTATTACCATCTGATGGCTGTTTTAATGTTTCTGCCTGCTGTCATCTTCCAG CCAAAATTTCTTGACCTTGCATTTGGTGCAGCCTTGGCTGTTTTCTTGACCGTAGAAATTATTCGA ATATGGAGAATTTGGCCATTGGGACAACTCGTACATCAATTCATGAATGCATTCACAGACCATCGTGACTCTGATCTTCTTATTGTCAG CCACTTTTCACTCTTACTGGGATGTGCACTTCCTATTTGGATGTCTTCTGGGTACAATGATCGACCTCTTGCTCCTTTTGCTGGGATTTTGAGCCTTGGAATTGGGGATACAATG GCTTCAATGGTTGGGCACAAATATGGTGTCCTCCGGTGGAGCAAAACTGGAA AGAAAACCATTGAAGGCACTGCAGCTGGTATAACATCTGTCCTGGCTGCTTGCTCAGTTTTGCTTCCAATTCTTGCATCCACTGGATATATTTTTACACAG CATTGGGTCTCTCTTCTCCTAGCAGTGATTGTGAGTGGTTTGTTGGAAGCCTACACAGCACAACTTGATAATGCATTTATACCACTCGTTTTCTACAGCCTTCTATGTTTGTAA